tttccttttataaTACCATcacatataaattttgttgaaaaaaaacaaaaaaaaaaaaataataataaaagctagttattttaaatatctatggaaaatatatttttattaatttttcttaaatattatacCTTATTCAtcgtaaaattaaatatatgaaaaaaaaaataatataatttaattatcaatttataaaaaactataatcaaaatgaaatgaaaagataaaaaaaaaaaaaaaaaaaaaaatgaaggtaatattttattatgtatatttttgttcctatgcatttatttatattgaatatataatagaatatatatatttattttatgtatgtatatatatatatatatatatataataaataatacttattacatatatacgATATacctaatatatatgaaaatattatattatttttcagcgcatatatattttttaaatatttttaaaactgttatgcaaaaaaaaaaaaaaataataaaaaatattatatatataatagtttatatatatatatattcaaatttatgataatttttgttttaattttaaaaattaccATTCGATTTAAAGAAGCTTTTGTTTATTGTTAAAATTGTTCTACTAAGTAATATTAAtgcttttataaatatacaaaaaaaactgaagggtaaaataaaatgggaatttttaaaaaatagtaaggaatataaaaaggagtagaggttttttaaaatatgtatacatatataatatattgtatatactTTTTTGTGTATTCTTTAacattacataaatataaatatatatatatatatatatatatatatatatatatatatatatatatatatatatgtatatatattcattcatatagacaaaatatatattaatatctcttcgtttgaattatttaatcataaatttaatttaaatataaataactaCAATGTGTgcatatatgtgtaatatgttttttttactCTGATTTagcaatattattatttttattttaatataaaaaaaagaaaattgaatatatcatctatatatatatatatatatatatatatatatatatatatatatatatatatatatgcgtCGGCACGTCTTCATATAGGttacttttaaaaaatataagatatattaatatatatatataatattttggaGGGGTGAGTGATTCAAAATAATTTGAAATTAATTTTGAAACTcttcgaaaaaaaaaaaaaaaaagttaatataataaataaaaatcaaaatatataaaaataagagaaatttaaaacaataatataaaatagaagaatattgtaaataataaaaagaataaatttttttttttttttgtcatccCTTGGTTAATTAATCATCATCTTTATCATCTTCGTCATCTTTATCATCTTCAtcgtcatcatcatcatcgtcatcatcatcatcatcatcgtcatcatcttcttcgtcgtcatcttcatcttcttcatcttcttcatcttcatcttcttcatctgcttcatcttcttcatcatcctCTTCATCCTTTTCATCCCCGTCATCTTCATCTACATCTTCATCTACACCTTCAtcatgttttttatttttatcagatttctttttcttttccttacttaatttttttttcttctttttatcattttcttcttcatctcCTTCTCCTTCTCCTTCTCCTTCCTCATGTACCACTTCATCATCAACgtcatcatcttcattatcTTCTTCCTCTTCCTCTTCTTCATCCGAAGCTACAAATGACTGGCTTATGTACGGGTTAGGATTTCTCCTTCTTGGCCTTGTTGTGGTATCTATAATATTGGAAGGATCAATACCATCAAGTTCctcttttaatttaatactttttttatattcatatactTCGGTAGGTGTtggtaatttatttttttctgaacatattccttttttttcacaGTATTGTATAATTCGTTCTTCtaatttcttattataatctTCGTCATCTTCTTTGTTCAAATCTTTAAAAATGGTTGGTCCTATTTTTAAGTCTAATAcaatttttcttaatttttctttttttattgtatgCACATTTTTAACTTTAGGAGAAGTTGttgaatttttctttttgctttttttttttgaaaggctttcttcttcttcttcttcttcttgttcatcatcatcttcgtcatattcttcattataatcattattattagatgACTCActatctctttttttttttttttttttttctaataagGATAATGTAGAAACATTACtatttttttgctttttttgtttttttctctgatattcttcttcttcttcttcatcatctgaATTAATATTTGTTTCTTCTTCACTttcaataatttttctttttttttttaaattattatttttcgaTTCACTTTTTTGTAAATCAGCTTTagatttttctttcttttctgAAATATCACTctgaaaattttttttttttttttttttttcctcattttgttgttcattatataatatcaaaattttctcttttaaaatagtttttaataattccttcttttctttattctCTGAAAAATAAGATTCTTCAACATTCAAAAAATCTGCCACGTCTTTCCTTACACTTTTTAAGGTAACCAAATTCAGGTCCTTACCAGGAAGTATTTTATCTAGTACATCTTCTATTTGTGACTTTTCACTTACAGTATCTAAAAAGGagagaaatgaaaaataataatatattttattaacatatatatatatatatatatatattttacatttatatacagtgtgcaaaaaaaaagtacacacttaaatattttttaacagAATGTTACACATatgtatgaaaaaaatatacatatatatatatatatatatatatatatatatatatatataataacgtAGACATAATGTATTAAAAGTTtgaattattatgtatatttttatttaatcatTTCATGTGTAtagaaatacatatattgcGTAACTTGTACAACATATtcacataatatatagaaaatttattgtaaacatattttctctcaaaaaaaaatttaaataaaaataaacaaataacacCAAAAaagatgtatatatataatatatatatatataatataaatgtacaaatatatattaacttaTTAACGctttaatattatgtatttatttaattacccatttttttttttttttcttttaattaataGAAATGTTTAGGTGGAAGGAgagttattaataataaccaACAATTATTCTTTCAAAGTGtcataaaaagtaaaatatatatatatatatatatatatattatatataatacataaattataatatatatatatatattttttatcttctcttaatatttatattatattaatataatatattctaatTAGGACTACTATTCATgtaatcaaaaaaataaagcttaaagagaaaaacaaaaatatattaaatatatatatatatatatatatataaaatatattattattatatatatgttatattattatattactttatttcattattttcaaattttaattgttcaaggaaaaaaaaaaaataaaaaataaaaaaaataacgcAGTAAAAATTTGCtttcattaaattttattaaaattttcttttttttttttctttctcattttttttttttttttcctttttttttttttgtgttatgCACGCTTTgatttctattttatttcatcatatatgtgttttttccataatatgtaaaaaaaagagaaaaaaattaaatatataataaaaattatttataaagtGAGAAAAAAGTAAGAATCATATTTTTGCTTTTTGTACATGTACCTTTTTATGGTATCTTTTAGAAGTAcatcatgataataattttacgtgaaattatgaatatataaaaatataataacatatttgttatcacatataaatataaatatatatattaattttatgagAAAccttatatctatataaaatacattaaatgtataatatttaaataaattcttatatattaattatgtataatatatatcttttaattaaacatataaatgaaaataaatatatatatatatatatatatatatatatatatattatatatgtatgtattcatgctattatatacttatataaattgaaattattataatactatataattaaaagtattgttaattttattattttcttttatatattttcttaattaAAGTGTGTTATATCTATttgtgtatttatttttcatataggGACCAGTTATAtagatatgtatatttaaaaatttgaagtctaaactttttttttttttttttttttttttttaattatgataatgaattgtttatatatataccagaGTTATATTCAAAGCTCAtggattatttatattaatatatataaacatttgtTAAATTACACATATTCTTAATGTATAATAACTTCACCTATATATAGACataaaaaacaaatcaaaaaaaaaaagtagcatttgctttttatttattcaccgaactttttttatatcatatgaaTTTGTTGCATCAACGtcaaatatttattacatcGATAACAAATCGTTCctattgttttttatttttaaatgtaaataaaccTGTGTGAAATCACACAAATTTAAAtacatttgaatatatacatatatatatatagatagatatatgtttttcctttatgagaataatatgaaatctCGAATATATAGGAATAAAcgagttttatatattattttatgtaaatatttaaaatgttacatccttataaatatatatatatatattttttttttttttgggagatgttgaaaaataataaaacataaaaacgTATATCAGATAAGAGatatgaaaattattttatatatatatatatatatatatatatatatatatatatatgtaggtgttaatttttttcattttattttatttgttttttgtttttttgttttttgaatttttgaagcctttaaaataataataatataaaatacatatatatatatatatatataatatacacaagaagtatttgaaaaaaataatatttgcaTATTCTCAACATAATATTTTCCGcgttttattataatttgaaattttttttaaatttacagCATAATTGTTTAagattatacaaaaaaaaaaaaaataataataatataatataataaaataaaatatagttttattttattttatattattcttataaaaacTTGTAaagaatatacataaatatatatatatatatatatgtgcacattttattaaaatgttatttataaatatataatgctGAGGTTCCAGTATCGTAAGAATAATAGGTATATAAGTTTATGTGTAAACATTTTGTTTTACCttcacatatatttatatatatatatataataatttattatgaaaaagatGACTAAAATTGATATAGATTGTACCTGTTTAGATTTATTTGAAGAACATAACAAGAGTTATTATTTCAATGATTGTgctatattaaaaaaatgtataaagaatgggattttaaaaaaatgtgatagtgtatgtatatatggtAAAGAAAATTGTGGAAAGactttattattaacagAAATATTAGCTGACCTTACGGCTGTGAAAGAATTGAAAGGAATGAATTGTAAAGTTGTATATCTAGATTGTGATTTATCATTTAATTATAAGAactatgaaaatattataaataaaaaatttgataaatatattataaaaaataataaaaataataacatatgtacatataatgatttaaaaaaagtatatggcgataattctttttcgaatatatattatattcaaatattaAATCCAGGACATTTAATAGTAGTCCTTAATAcgttaaaaaatttattagaagggaaaaatatatttattgaagCATTATTTATTGATTCTTTGTCTTTTTGgaatttttgtaaatatgataaaataaatttcttttcggataataattatgtaaaaaGGAAAACCTCAGATTTATTAGATTATGCATTTACtcttattttaaatttaaagaaAACATTTCGATTTCTATTTTTCTATACCAAATTATCAATTGAAGATAAATTTATGGAATATACCATAAATTTGTCTATTAACGAAGAAACAAAGAAACAAATAcaagataataatgaaaatatagataatactGATCATTACAATTtcgtaaataataatttaaattcattaaaacaaatatttttaattccacaaaattttaatgatatattaaaaacacATATTTTTAGGAAAAAAGATTTTCtaacaaataattttttaatagaaAAACCGTTCCTTATTTTCTTAATACCAAATGAGAAAAATGaatttacacatataaataaaaaaaatgatataaacagtatcaattttttattatgctTATCATcagaaatgaaaaatatcaGCAGAACGCACTATTccaaattcttttttatgataCAAAATGCCAACACAATTATaccattataaaaatactagataggggaaaaaaaaaaaaaaaaaaaaaaaaaaaaaaataattaatatgtatataatatgtctCATTTCAAAAACTATTTaaatacaaattatattttatattattaaagaaaTGGATATTTTATCTCATTCttactttattttatattaaaaaaaaaaatatcagaagatgataaaaaaaaaaaaaatctgtACACCATATATgaagataattatatataaacttttcaaaaaattgatcatcatacatatatataattaataaccGTATCTTCCCTTTAGATATGCACTCATTGTGCACACGCATATTACGAAAAGAATTCAAGCAGTTTATGTTTACaccatataatttttcatatatttatattcttcttatgataaattttattaaaagaataaaattgaGTATATAAAAATCGATGATACGAAGAGTTACATACAACACGGTTGATATTTATAAAGGAgaaattaaaacatatatgaaaaagtaaacaaatgttaatatatatatgtatatacatacatttgAGCACAAGGACTTACGGTAATTCTGAAATGATATACctaataaaaggaaaaaattaaattaataacaCCATGTgctaaaataaaattttttttttattttatttgttaattATTCACATACATAAGatctatacatatatacatgtatacatatatatatatttttttttttatgaatttaattatataattagtATTTTACAAcccattataaaaatatctttGCACTGTAAATATCCCAAAAGATGTGTTGTTTTTTCCATATCATTTTTACCTGAACATGCTTTTTGGTTATTGTGCTTTCGTTTAAAtgtggaaataaaaaattttaggtacatttgtttttttttttttgtttttttcatgtagtttttatatagttattattaactttatattaataattatcagTGCTATATGTATGAGAttcgttattattttttatccttttgattattattatttttttaattatttaaaaaattttgaatatattttaaaatttgtatatttttcatatatattatatatatatatatatatatatatatatatatattttttttttttaccttttttttttttttggcatTGTGCATACGATACTATTTATGCAATACAGTTGTAATTTGAAATTCAGAAATAACATTATACCTCTTagaatttttctttttttttttatattttatatatttccttttagttgttttttttcatattttactttattttattttattttattttattttttttttttttttgatctaCTAGCTTTTTTAAGTgttcagaaaaaaaaaatttaactttttataaaatacaaCCTGACTGTTCAGAAATAATATTGCTAGTCATACTATGTTGTAAAAATATTGGctgaataaaattttatttttatttaattcaaaaattaattttttttttatttttgatgattaaattaaattatcatatttttagaaataatacataattgttgaaaaattaatacatatatatttatatatatatataatatatgtttactataaaaaattaacatattatattcattaaaaaaCAATGGCTACTTCAGAgacacaaaatataaaaactgCTTCAGTTAACGGAAGTGaagaaaatgtatatttaaaggATGCACACATGAATTCTTTACATGAAAATTATAACGTATCTACTAAGAATGTAGTAGATACAAACCCTGCAGAAGGATACCACACAATTAGTCATGATGAAAACCACACCATTGATCCAAATAATATACCTTACATAATACCTGGAATTACTGAAACTGGAATGCCTTTAGATCCAACAACTATGCAAGCTGCTGCAGCATTAAATCAAAGTTTAATGTATCCCAACAATGCAATATCAACAGAATATCCCGtaagaatataaaagaaagagaaattaacatatatgtaaataaatgtttatatatatttctaatttttaaatattttaatttttttttattttattttagcAATATCATATGTTTAATGGAATGAATTCCATGTATGGAGGAATCCCTCAATATTACGGAGGCATGAATATTCCAATGAATCCGTATTATGATCCTTATGGAATTATAAACCCATTAGCATGCTCTAACTTAAGTATAGAGAAGACAAAGAAGAAAACCAAGAAATGTTATTGCTGCTAATTTGTGAATATATTCGGTGAACTTTGTTAACACatgtataaaatacataatatattgttgtttttaatttggttaataataattttacattcgtatttcttttctatttttctgttttttttttttttttttttttttttttcttgatatatatatatatatatatatatatataatttaataaaatatatttagatGTAAGAAagctatttttttaattaaaaagatacatatgtatttataaaaatattcattatatatatttatcatacaGGTTTATTCTCCataacattataatatatacgtGAGAGTAAATTTTAGAaagataaataattattataatttgatatatttttttttcgatAAAGAATAATTATACACATTTTCCACTTCATAAttgttttttcaaaaaaataagagaaatattaaatatataccaaattaaaaatgtattaacataagtatatctatatatatatatatatatatatatattgttataatctttttctttttttcttataaggTAAAATTTAAGTTTAcactatattaatatgtttacAAAATgattaaaagatatatattttattcttt
This Plasmodium falciparum 3D7 genome assembly, chromosome: 11 DNA region includes the following protein-coding sequences:
- a CDS encoding P-loop containing nucleoside triphosphate hydrolase, putative, giving the protein MKKMTKIDIDCTCLDLFEEHNKSYYFNDCAILKKCIKNGILKKCDSVCIYGKENCGKTLLLTEILADLTAVKELKGMNCKVVYLDCDLSFNYKNYENIINKKFDKYIIKNNKNNNICTYNDLKKVYGDNSFSNIYYIQILNPGHLIVVLNTLKNLLEGKNIFIEALFIDSLSFWNFCKYDKINFFSDNNYVKRKTSDLLDYAFTLILNLKKTFRFLFFYTKLSIEDKFMEYTINLSINEETKKQIQDNNENIDNTDHYNFVNNNLNSLKQIFLIPQNFNDILKTHIFRKKDFLTNNFLIEKPFLIFLIPNEKNEFTHINKKNDINSINFLLCLSSEMKNISRTHYSKFFFMIQNANTIIPL